CTCGAAATGCTGGACGCGCTGTTTGCCCAAGGAGGCTGACGATGGCGAAACACTTTCCGATCAAGACCCTCATTGGCCTCGCCCAAGACGATGTGGACGCCGCCGCGCAACGTCTGGGCCGCGCGCAGCGCGAGCGCAACGACGTGCAGTCGCAGCTCGACGCCCTCGTCCAGTACCGCGACGAATATCACGCGCGCTTCACCGCGACCGCCCAGGCCGGCATGCCCGCGGGCAACATGCGCAATTTCCAGGCATTCATCGACACGCTCGACGCCGCCATTGAACAGCAGCGCAACCTGCTGGTGACGGCCAACGCGCGCGTCGAGGCCGCCAAGCCCGACTGGCAGCGTCAGAAGCAGAAGCTCGGCTCGTACGAAGTGCTGCAGGCACGCGGCGAAGCAGCCGAAGCCAGGACCACGGCGCGGCGCGATCAGCGCGACGCCGACGAACACGCCGCCCGGATTCTGCGGATGCGCGCCGAAGGCGCGTGACGTGCATCAGGCGCATGAGCGCCGTCTCGATTGACTGAACACCTCGTTTGACAGATTGACAGGATTCCCTATGTCGCTTCTTTCACAGATCGGCTCGCTGCTCGGCTCCGCCAGCAGCACGTCGACCAGCGCGGCCATGGCCGCTGCGGCGAACGCCAAACCGTTCTCGCAAACCTTGCAGCAGAGCATCGACCAGCAGAACAGCGCGGCTGCGCAGAGCGCGAGCCAGCAGCAGGCTGCGGCTGCGGCGTCTTCCGGATCGTCGTCTTCGTCGAGCGTGCACGATGCGCCGCCGCCGGCCGATCCCGCGCCGAAGAGCGCGGACGACGCGAGCAGCAGCAAAGACACCAGCAAGCCG
The nucleotide sequence above comes from Paraburkholderia aromaticivorans. Encoded proteins:
- the fliJ gene encoding flagellar export protein FliJ; its protein translation is MAKHFPIKTLIGLAQDDVDAAAQRLGRAQRERNDVQSQLDALVQYRDEYHARFTATAQAGMPAGNMRNFQAFIDTLDAAIEQQRNLLVTANARVEAAKPDWQRQKQKLGSYEVLQARGEAAEARTTARRDQRDADEHAARILRMRAEGA